In Erpetoichthys calabaricus chromosome 2, fErpCal1.3, whole genome shotgun sequence, a genomic segment contains:
- the LOC114669444 gene encoding uncharacterized protein LOC114669444 — MISKFLIGGNKMTKGRAHFFTQEEQDLLLAGYEEFQDLIRTKGNTAKATQIRKDGWQKVADRLNTSNVSTRRTWEQVKVKYKNILQTANKKKADKQKTGGGPHGPDLTPAEELALQQNAHRPVSEGTPGGSSSSEPAAGCSGHFISVAGNVISLEPVSDQEDLDEGEIFDEDTVSDYSSGREEPVASTHVPFGAHQSTSKKGDGEKNLYKRYLQQKISYRKLKMRKIQQDMELHELRTTKMKLQIQILEKQLSGNTSSEPQHLAPSLEHYSAR, encoded by the exons atgatcagcaagttttTGATAGGcggcaacaaaatgacgaaaggacgggcgcattttttcacacaagaggagcaggaccttttactcgctggatatgaagaatttcaagatttaatacgcacaaagggtaacactgcaaaagcaacccaaatcagaaaagacggctggcaaaaagtggccgacagaTTAAACac atcaaacgtgagcacaaggagaacatgggaacaagttaaagtgaagtacaagaatatacttcagactg ctaataagaagaaggcagacaagcaaaaaacaggtggaggtccacacggtccagacctcacccctgcagaagagttggctctccagcaaaatgcccatcgccctgtttctgagggcactccagggggaagctcctcctcagaaccagcaGCAgggtgcagtggtcacttcatttcag ttgcagggaatgtcatatcccttgaacccgTGTCTGACCAAGAAGATCTTGACGAAGgtgaaatatttgatgaagacactgtgtctgattattcatcaggacgagag GAGCCTGTCGCCAGCACACATGTCCCTTTTGGAGCACATCAGTCCACATCCAAAAAAGGAGATGGTGAG aaaaatcTATACAAGAGATATCTACAACAGAAAATCTCATACAGAaaactaaaaatgagaaaaatacagcAGGACATGGAACTTCATGAACTGAGGACAACCAAAATGAAGTTGCAGATACAAATACTAGAAAAACAATTG